From Raphanus sativus cultivar WK10039 unplaced genomic scaffold, ASM80110v3 Scaffold3666, whole genome shotgun sequence:
GGCAATAAGTAAACGTAAGTGAATGTGTCACTGAAACAGAACAAATCTAGTCCAGAGACAAAAAAGTTGCAATCGCTAcgagtaataaaaattattacaagGTTCATAAGACAAGTTTGCTTTCAAATTTTTGTTCAGggatacaaaatttatttatttagcaGAAATTTTACAATAGAAAATGAGCCTTTGAAGATGAATCTGAGATGTCCTCCAAATCAATGACTGAGGGTGAACCAGAAGAACCAGCCAACTGCTCTCTGGATCACAATTATGCACAAATGAAGCCTAGACaaagttacaaaataattatataaaaaattcaagaaTACAGACTGACCTAGATCATAACGAGATGAAAAACCCCTCCACTTATCTCCTCATAAATAGAAGATTCATGGAAAATTGTCAATGAGATGTCTCGTCTGGACATGAACTAAGAGCGTCCACATATACGTAAGTAAGTAGCCTAGTTCTGCATTCACTGGTACATAATCAGTTTCATGGAGTGTTATGACCTTTCTTGTTTGGTCTTCTACTAGAAGAAGACCACATTAAGGCATACAAGTATGTTTCTCTACCATTTTAGGGTACTTAAACTTAGGGCACTGCTCGATGAAAGCAGGTGGTCTTTTATAAGTCACAGATGCAGCTCTGATCAAAATCCCGGCAGTTAGACCCCATATCGTATAATCTTTATCTCCGGTTCGATAATCAAAGTAGTGGATCAAATACTTTTCTCCCATCCACTCTCTCTCTTCGGATCTTCTGTTCTCATCCTggacaagaaacaaaaaaagtttcaagCAATGATGCTTCAGAAGGAAAAAAGATTTAAGTAACGAGAGGATAACCTTGAGGAACATTTCCAAAGGTGCATCAAACACAGCTTCCACTTCCGCAGGATTTGGTTTTGGATTGAATGTGTTTTTGTCCTTCAAGATTCCTATCACAGGTATTACTCTGAGGAGATGCTGTAAGACAAGGACACGCACGTAAGAAAAATATCAATACGCATCTATcactttaaaatagaaaaaaatgaagattaaCAAACAGCAAAGAACATTATTATCCTTAGagccaacaacaacaaaaaggtATGATTATGAGCGTATTAACACAGCTACTACTGAATAACATTCAGGATAAAGAAAAAACTAGATAGTTTGTAACATCCACGTCACTGGCAAAATCCCATACTCTGATCTAACTAAAAACATTGTATCATTCAGCATCTGTTCTTTATACCTTGGACAGAAATGGTTCGAGAGAAGTGACAACATCAACAAGAGAAGGGTCTAAACCAATCTCTTCCTCGGCCTCTCTGGTAGCAGTCATCCCATCATCTTTATCACCCTCCTCTGCTTTACCACCCGGCAGTGAAACTTCTCCTGCAACaacagaattaaaaaaaaaaaacataaccagTAAGTTGATAGCAACCACCTCATTTATTAGAGATCACTCTGTATTCTTAAAATCAAGAACAAACCCGAGTGAGTAGACAATCTGGAAGACCTCTTAGTGAGGATGACGCGAAGATCGCCCTCGTCTCCTTCGAAGATACAGATCAGCACAGCCGCTCGCTTCGGTTTGAACCTCTCAGGATCTTTCGGAACCGGAGTCATGGATTCCTGAAACCCAACCTGAGAAACCACCTTCCCTGCGCTCTCCTGATCCGCCTGCGTCTCCTCATCATCGTTTTCGAACGATGAAGAAGGCGGTGGCTTGTACATGCGCAGTTGCTGGGCCAAGGCGGCGAGTCGAGAAGACCCACCGAAAGAGGATGATGCAGTCAACGCAGGCTCCATGAAACTGCAGAGGAGGGTTGTGCGTGCAAGTAAAGGAAGCCTGCGATGGAGTAAAaacatcaaaaagaaaagaatccgATTTCAGAAAAAATTGGATTCTGTGTGTGGCGAAATCTAATGAGAAGAAAGATTAGATCCGAACAATCAGTTAAAAAGTTTGGAAAAAAGTTCGACACGTACTCGTGTGAGAACACGtgtttcttcttgtcttgttctttctttttggcTCGTGGGAACCGGGGAAGCTTCAGAAAAAGGCAGAAGCTTTGTTTGCTTGCTGTCAGAAATTGAGAAATGGGCCCCACCCGGTTAGATACTGTTCGATATTGTAGAAACCGGTTGAATCGGTTATCTAAAAATAACTATCGGTTCGGATattttataatccaaatttaCTCAAATAACccttattatttttgttttctcttacaTAATCCCTTTGTCTTTATGGCGATAACCAGCCAATGCTACAGCGCCACGTGTGTCGTGACGGTCATTATACATATTGAATAGaagaaaaaacttatttttttctactttctcctGATTGCAATTTGCTCTTCTCAAACTTTTCCGAGAGAATTCGATCttaggtttttgtttttctcctTTTGATTTGAGCGTCGATGGCATCGAACCCTCACAGAGGCGGTGCGGGTGGTTCTCTTTACGGAGGTGCCGCTCCATACAGATCCAGGTATGATGGTTATATTATCAGTTCCCTCTTTTTcgaaattgatttttattttcatccTTGTAATTATCtggatagatagatagatagatagatagatagatagaggGGTATTGATGGTTCGTGTGTTTGTTTGGTTACAGAGATGGGCTTAGCACTAGAAGTGCTACAGGTTCAGAGGAAATCCAGCTTAGGATTGATCCCATGCACTCTGACCTAGATGATGAGATCACTGGTCTCCATGGCCAAGTCAGGCAATTGAAAAATGTAAGAACCCCCAGAAGAATTGTATTTAATTATGAAGGCTTATGTCTATCTTTGAACATTACGTTGATCGGAAAGATCGCAAAAGTTGTCtttcttttcatctttctttcttattgTTACGGCTAGTTGATGAGGGACATTGTGACGGTCTGTGTGCTCTGTCATTGCAAAAGACTCTTTGTCTCTATGTCCGGAACAAACTTTTTGTTGCTTgttttaaaatctaataaagGCTCGGTAAATTAGCTAGTGTTTTTGGATCCAGGGTACTGCATTTGTTTATTCATTAGTGAATCTATGTTTACTTAGCTGATTTACCAGTTAATTCATCTTATTCGATCTTTATTTTGATGCAGATTGCTCAAGAAATTGGGTCAGAAGCTAAGTTTCAGAGGGACTTCTTAGATGAACTGGTATGTTGTTGTTGATGTCACTGAAGCTCTTTGATTCAAATGTATATACTTAATTTGCTTACTCACCCCAGTTAATATaggttttttaattattatagaaTCTACAGCTACATCCCCAATGTAGGAGGGTATATGAATTCTAGTGTAGCTTACAAAGCAATGAGTCTTGGTAAATGCACAGTTTTAGAGTATGTACAGACTCGAACTCAAGGTCTAGTCTAGTGGGTAGGAGTAGGTGTATCTTCAATCTCGGCTAGTTATGTGAATGCATCATGAAATATGGTTTCAGTTGTTGTTGAGTACCGGTCTCCTTATGAATAATAGAACAGGGGGTGTTGAATATAGAACATAGATTTGGTTGTGTGAGACTTTGCAGAGAGACGCATTcagtgattttttaaataaagatacTCTCTAAGGATGCCAAATTCTTTAATAgtgtttttttgtctttgtttggGGTGGCAGCAAGTGACATTGATGAGAGCGCAAGCAGGGGTGAAGAACAACATAAGGAAACTGAACTTGAGCATCATACGTAGTGGGAACAACCACATCATGCACGTGGTTCTTTTCGCGCTCCTCTGCTTCTTTATCCTCTACATGTGGTCCAAAATGTTCAAAAGATGAGAGACGACGACTCCTGAAACATACTTTGATGAAATGTTGGAAAGTTGTAGAAATCTCTTTTTTAGTTTGTGGTTGGTTCATCTCGTACGTTCCCTGTTATGTAGAGTTTGTGCTTATTTTGAACAATTACATAGAAGCAAGAAAAGATTATATCATATTACTTACCACATAAGATGCTTTctgtatttcattttttttatttttgttaaaccgGTTTGAATTTGGTCATGAGCGTCCGGTCTAACATTCCTAGAGAGAGAGTCGCAGCGAGTTGATGAGACAATTGTTGGGCTTAAGTATTCACTTCGTAACACGTGGCATATTCTGATTTGGTGCGTTGGCTAAGATCACGGTGGTAGCCACTGCACAGGATAAACTCTCTACACTACTGTATGTGTAAAAGATTGGGGGAAGGAAGaagataagaaaataaaaaaaaaattcaatggcTTCTTCCTTATCCATCTCCATTGGAGCTTCGGCTTCGTCGCGTTTACGTCATCCTTCTTCATCGAACGGGAAGATTAGCGTCCCTTCCGCCACGCTTTCTCTCGGCACTGGTTCGAGACGGGGAGCGTTTTCTCTCAGCTGTTCAAAATCCCCATCAGCTTCTTCTCAGCTGCTCCATTGCTCCtttctctcttcatctctctcccTCGCATCTTCGTTTTCTGGTTAGTTTTGTTCGTAAAGCATCTTCCTTTAGCTGGGTACTGTTGTAAATGgtcatcattttttatttttttctggtaCATGTCTTCTCTGTGTTTGTTGGATTATCAATTTATCATTATTGGCTCTCCGGTTAGGGTTTGGTTTCTAGGTTTAAGGAATTATTGAATCCGATTCTGGGTTTACGGAAAGCTAGTAACTTTATCGCTATACTTGCTTGAACTCATTGAGATCCAATGAAGCAACCTGGTTACACGTTTTGCGCACACAAAACCTTTTCTATACCAGACCAGTAATGATGTTCATGTTTTGTTTCGCTGTCTTTTTTCAGGTTTGTCCATTGCATTTGATCTCAGCAGTGGAACCAGTGGTCTGAGTAGCCAGAAGCGCAGAGGGCTTGTGGTGAGAGCTGGAAAAGCTGCTCTGTGTCAAACGAAGAGGAGCAGGTCAAGAAAGTCTCTTGCTAGGACTCATGGTTTCCGTTTGAGGATGAGAACCACCAGTGGTAGAGCCACCATCAAGCGCCGACGTGCCAAGGGACGTTGGAATCTATGCCCTAAGTCCAACCCTAGCAGCGGCAAACGTGCTTGAATGTCCTTTCTCTCCTCTCACCCTATCTGTAATCTTGTTTGatatgcttttttttcttttttcttgtgtgTTTCCGGCAGAAGATACAATGAGAAAACACAAGTCGATGAGCTCTTTCCTGCTTTTTAACTCTTTATGTATCATTACATTGCGCTTTAGTAATTGCTTCGCTAAATTTTGAACCTAATCGAAAGTTTGAACTTCAAAGCCAAAACCATTAAAGATCATATGGTAGAAGCTAGCTTCCTATTTCAACTCCATGCTGTTACAGTAACATCATGTCATATGTACAAAAGTTTTCAGATACTTTTGTTATGCATATGGACAATATGTGACAAGATTACCACTTTGTTATCTCTTTCATCTCTCAAGTGCTTGCTCTAGGCGA
This genomic window contains:
- the LOC108823090 gene encoding nudix hydrolase 15, mitochondrial isoform X2, translating into MFLLHRRLPLLARTTLLCSFMEPALTASSSFGGSSRLAALAQQLRMYKPPPSSSFENDDEETQADQESAGKVVSQVGFQESMTPVPKDPERFKPKRAAVLICIFEGDEGDLRVILTKRSSRLSTHSGEVSLPGGKAEEGDKDDGMTATREAEEEIGLDPSLVDVVTSLEPFLSKHLLRVIPVIGILKDKNTFNPKPNPAEVEAVFDAPLEMFLKDENRRSEEREWMGEKYLIHYFDYRTGDKDYTIWGLTAGILIRAASVTYKRPPAFIEQCPKFKYPKMN
- the LOC108823090 gene encoding nudix hydrolase 15, mitochondrial isoform X3, encoding MFLLHRRLPLLARTTLLCSFMEPALTASSSFGGSSRLAALAQQLRMYKPPPSSSFENDDEETQADQESAGKVVSQVGFQESMTPVPKDPERFKPKRAAVLICIFEGDEGDLRVILTKRSSRLSTHSGEVSLPGGKAEEGDKDDGMTATREAEEEIGLDPSLVDVVTSLEPFLSKHLLRVIPVIGILKDKNTFNPKPNPAEVEAVFDAPLEMFLKDENRRSEEREWMGEKYLIHYFDYRTGDKDYTIWGLTAGILIRAASVTYKRPPAFIEQCPKFKYPKM
- the LOC108823090 gene encoding nudix hydrolase 15, mitochondrial isoform X1, with protein sequence MFLLHRRLPLLARTTLLCSFMEPALTASSSFGGSSRLAALAQQLRMYKPPPSSSFENDDEETQADQESAGKVVSQVGFQESMTPVPKDPERFKPKRAAVLICIFEGDEGDLRVILTKRSSRLSTHSGEVSLPGGKAEEGDKDDGMTATREAEEEIGLDPSLVDVVTSLEPFLSKHLLRVIPVIGILKDKNTFNPKPNPAEVEAVFDAPLEMFLKDENRRSEEREWMGEKYLIHYFDYRTGDKDYTIWGLTAGILIRAASVTYKRPPAFIEQCPKFKYPKMVEKHTCMP
- the LOC108823090 gene encoding nudix hydrolase 15, mitochondrial isoform X4, whose translation is MEPALTASSSFGGSSRLAALAQQLRMYKPPPSSSFENDDEETQADQESAGKVVSQVGFQESMTPVPKDPERFKPKRAAVLICIFEGDEGDLRVILTKRSSRLSTHSGEVSLPGGKAEEGDKDDGMTATREAEEEIGLDPSLVDVVTSLEPFLSKHLLRVIPVIGILKDKNTFNPKPNPAEVEAVFDAPLEMFLKDENRRSEEREWMGEKYLIHYFDYRTGDKDYTIWGLTAGILIRAASVTYKRPPAFIEQCPKFKYPKMVEKHTCMP
- the LOC108818662 gene encoding bet1-like protein At4g14600 — translated: MASNPHRGGAGGSLYGGAAPYRSRDGLSTRSATGSEEIQLRIDPMHSDLDDEITGLHGQVRQLKNIAQEIGSEAKFQRDFLDELQVTLMRAQAGVKNNIRKLNLSIIRSGNNHIMHVVLFALLCFFILYMWSKMFKR
- the LOC108818660 gene encoding 50S ribosomal protein L34, chloroplastic-like — its product is MASSLSISIGASASSRLRHPSSSNGKISVPSATLSLGTGSRRGAFSLSCSKSPSASSQLLHCSFLSSSLSLASSFSGLSIAFDLSSGTSGLSSQKRRGLVVRAGKAALCQTKRSRSRKSLARTHGFRLRMRTTSGRATIKRRRAKGRWNLCPKSNPSSGKRA